The Phragmites australis chromosome 15, lpPhrAust1.1, whole genome shotgun sequence genome window below encodes:
- the LOC133892283 gene encoding auxin-responsive protein IAA1-like, giving the protein MGVFPFQSLALAATVIATMSISRFTVFDPDCGERRSSTNKQRSSSMNKLSLHPLSTKIHEFRTRARVVGWPSVSRNRRNGLPKGKFVKVVMVSAPYQRKVDLEAYTGYEQLLTMLHDKFTSHFTIHECI; this is encoded by the exons ATGGGCGTCTTCCCCTTCCAAAGTCTTGCCCTCGCTGCCACCGTCATCGCCACTATGTCCATCTCCAGATTCACTGTCTTTGACCCCGACTGTGGGGAG AGAAGAAGCAGCACGAACAAGCAGAGAAGCAGCAGCATGAACAAGCTGTCTCTGCATCCACTCTCAACGAAGATCCATGAATTTCGCACAAG GGCACGAGTGGTGGGATGGCCGTCGGTGAGCAGGAACCGGAGAAATGGGCTCCCCAAGGGCAAGTTCGTCAAGGTGGTCATGGTCAGCGCGCCGTACCAGCGCAAGGTGGACCTCGAGGCATACACGGGCTACGAACAGTTGCTCACCATGCTCCATGACAAGTTCACCTCCCACTTCACCATCCATGAGTGCATCTAA